A section of the Cryobacterium soli genome encodes:
- a CDS encoding ABC transporter substrate-binding protein, translated as MPRPALVRSVPLLSTRRPLGVALAAGVTVLGLALTGCTSAAPQASSTPTAGGTLTYASGDAEPTCLDPHVGGNYPQALVSTQYLESLVSLDSDGTVIPWLADSWTVSDDGLTWEFTLRDGVTFSDGTPLDAAAVQANIAHLQDPATGSSTGYLALAKVTGTEAVSDSVVRLTLAQPDSALLESLSQPWLGIESPTALERSQDDNCAAPVGTGPFVVDSWVKQNAITLVRNDDYTSPPADAEHDGPAYLEKIVWRFIPDSASRYAALQAGEVDVIDNAQPDTIAQAGQSDSIVHLDAPRPGASNRIELNSGKAPFNDAAVREAFIRSANVDDAVASLFQGSAERSYSALSSVEPLGTSRPELFDYDPAAAATLLDDAGWSEKDADGYRTKDGVRLTVVFPVSTNQSIPAEQSLFEQIQATAKATGFDVQLTKLDLSSWYTALGSNAYDAVSAPYTKVGPDVLRILFHSDGITPAPSGYFANHAQVNDPELDALLTQAGQTGDADERATLYADAQERILEGFYILPLYDQQNHFLLDTAVQGARALPTVSTPTFYDAWLNR; from the coding sequence ATGCCCCGTCCGGCACTCGTTCGATCCGTACCGCTCCTCTCGACCCGGCGCCCGCTCGGTGTGGCCCTCGCGGCCGGCGTCACCGTGCTCGGCCTCGCGCTCACCGGCTGCACCAGCGCCGCCCCGCAGGCCTCGTCGACGCCGACGGCAGGCGGAACTCTCACCTACGCCTCCGGCGACGCCGAACCCACCTGCCTCGACCCGCACGTGGGCGGCAACTACCCGCAGGCCCTCGTGAGCACCCAGTACCTCGAGTCGCTGGTCTCCCTCGACTCCGATGGCACCGTCATCCCCTGGCTGGCCGATAGCTGGACCGTCAGCGACGACGGCCTGACCTGGGAGTTCACGCTGCGCGACGGCGTCACCTTCTCCGACGGCACGCCGCTGGACGCCGCGGCCGTGCAGGCCAACATCGCGCACCTGCAGGACCCGGCGACCGGGTCGTCCACGGGCTACCTGGCCCTGGCGAAGGTCACCGGCACCGAGGCCGTCTCCGACTCTGTCGTGCGTCTCACCCTCGCGCAGCCCGACAGCGCACTGCTCGAGTCCCTCTCCCAGCCGTGGCTGGGCATCGAGTCCCCCACCGCGCTCGAGCGCAGCCAGGATGACAACTGCGCCGCCCCCGTGGGCACCGGCCCGTTCGTCGTCGACTCCTGGGTTAAGCAGAACGCCATCACCCTGGTGCGGAACGACGACTACACGTCCCCGCCCGCCGACGCCGAGCACGACGGGCCGGCCTATCTCGAGAAGATCGTCTGGCGCTTCATTCCCGATTCGGCCTCCCGCTATGCCGCGCTGCAGGCCGGCGAGGTCGACGTGATCGACAATGCCCAGCCGGACACCATCGCCCAGGCCGGGCAGAGCGATTCCATCGTGCACCTGGATGCGCCTCGGCCCGGGGCCTCCAACCGGATCGAGCTCAACTCGGGCAAGGCGCCGTTCAACGATGCGGCCGTTCGCGAGGCGTTCATCCGCTCGGCGAATGTCGACGACGCCGTCGCCTCCCTGTTCCAGGGCAGTGCGGAGCGCTCCTACTCGGCCCTGTCGAGCGTCGAGCCCCTCGGAACCTCACGCCCCGAGCTCTTCGACTACGACCCCGCAGCGGCGGCGACCCTTCTCGACGACGCCGGCTGGTCCGAGAAGGATGCGGACGGCTACCGCACCAAGGACGGCGTGCGCCTCACCGTGGTCTTCCCGGTGAGCACCAACCAGTCCATCCCGGCCGAGCAATCCCTATTCGAGCAGATCCAGGCGACCGCCAAGGCGACCGGGTTCGACGTGCAGCTGACCAAGCTCGATCTCTCCAGCTGGTACACCGCCCTCGGCAGCAACGCCTATGACGCGGTGAGCGCGCCGTACACCAAGGTCGGCCCGGACGTGCTGCGAATCCTCTTCCACTCCGACGGCATCACCCCGGCCCCCAGCGGCTATTTCGCCAACCACGCGCAGGTGAACGACCCGGAGCTGGACGCGCTGCTGACCCAGGCCGGCCAGACCGGTGACGCCGACGAACGCGCCACGCTCTACGCGGATGCCCAGGAGCGAATCCTGGAGGGCTTCTACATCCTGCCGCTCTACGACCAGCAGAACCACTTCCTGCTCGACACCGCCGTTCAGGGCGCCCGTGCCCTGCCGACGGTGTCGACGCCCACCTTCTACGACGCATGGCTGAACCGCTGA
- a CDS encoding TetR/AcrR family transcriptional regulator, producing the protein MNDSRTVGRPRGSSRAMLEEAAAELFLEQTYARTTIGDIARRAGVSRNTFFNYFSAKSDLLWVDVDAGLAALPGALAECDRSAGVARAVRQALLRVAAGFGPGRVPWSVTQYELMNTASELEASALARLLVQVGLVGEFVGARPGHSADTDPVGRAFSTAVVAAAAAAATEWAGAGVARGDLTAYVDAAITPVCAGFGPVLDHG; encoded by the coding sequence ATGAACGATTCCCGCACCGTCGGCCGCCCCCGCGGGTCCTCCCGGGCCATGCTCGAAGAGGCCGCCGCCGAGCTGTTCCTCGAGCAGACCTACGCCAGGACCACAATCGGTGACATCGCCCGGAGAGCCGGCGTGAGTCGCAACACCTTCTTCAACTACTTCTCCGCCAAGAGCGACCTGCTCTGGGTGGATGTCGACGCGGGACTGGCCGCCCTGCCCGGCGCGTTGGCCGAGTGCGACCGCAGCGCAGGCGTGGCCAGGGCGGTCCGCCAGGCGCTGCTGCGGGTGGCCGCGGGCTTCGGGCCCGGCCGGGTGCCCTGGTCCGTCACCCAGTACGAGCTGATGAACACGGCCAGCGAGCTGGAGGCATCCGCCCTCGCCCGCCTTCTGGTGCAGGTGGGTCTGGTGGGGGAGTTCGTGGGCGCGCGGCCCGGCCACTCGGCCGACACCGACCCGGTGGGGCGGGCCTTCTCGACCGCCGTGGTGGCGGCTGCGGCCGCTGCCGCCACGGAGTGGGCCGGCGCCGGTGTGGCGCGCGGTGACCTGACCGCCTATGTGGATGCGGCGATCACTCCTGTCTGTGCGGGGTTCGGACCGGTTCTCGATCACGGCTGA
- a CDS encoding bifunctional folylpolyglutamate synthase/dihydrofolate synthase — protein MSDDYFPDEFRDAGDAVFAALLERVGESAPQPRLQATRRAVELLGDPQSSYPIIHVTGTNGKTSTSRIIESILRAYGLRTGLLVSPHLVRLNERIVIDGAPISDEALAANWADIQPYLTMVDTELETAGEVPLTFFEALTVLAFACFADAPVDVVVLEVGMGGEWDSTNVADGQVAVFTPIALDHTKRLGSTVTEIARTKSGIIKPAAAVVTAAQTPEVLAELSRAAELTESTLVGEGADFALLASHVAVGGQLISVRGIAGTYSELFLPLYGTHQAQNAAVAIAAVESFLGAGSQALVEDILVEGLATATSPGRLQLVGIEPTVLVDAAHNPHGALALTAALQSYFDFDEITVVVGILEDKDAAGIIEALRPVATRFHVTQSHSERAIPVDDLADLVDEIAGSSATFRYGDLAQALDAARGWAQDEPKRAVLVAGSITLVGDAVALADSGDWMTP, from the coding sequence ATGTCTGACGACTACTTCCCCGACGAATTCCGTGACGCCGGCGACGCCGTCTTCGCCGCCCTCCTCGAGCGGGTGGGCGAGAGCGCCCCGCAGCCGCGCCTGCAAGCCACCCGGCGCGCGGTCGAGCTGCTCGGCGACCCGCAGAGCTCCTACCCGATCATCCACGTCACCGGCACCAACGGGAAGACGAGCACCAGCCGCATCATCGAGAGCATCCTGCGCGCCTACGGTCTGCGCACCGGGCTGCTGGTGAGCCCGCACCTCGTGCGGCTCAACGAGCGCATCGTGATCGACGGTGCCCCCATCAGCGACGAGGCCCTCGCCGCGAACTGGGCCGACATCCAGCCCTATCTCACGATGGTCGACACCGAGCTCGAGACCGCCGGAGAGGTGCCGCTGACCTTCTTCGAGGCCCTCACCGTCCTGGCGTTCGCCTGCTTCGCCGACGCCCCCGTGGACGTCGTCGTGCTCGAGGTGGGCATGGGCGGCGAATGGGACTCCACGAACGTGGCCGACGGCCAGGTCGCCGTCTTCACCCCGATCGCCCTGGACCACACCAAGCGGCTGGGCAGCACCGTCACCGAGATCGCGCGCACCAAGTCGGGCATCATCAAGCCCGCCGCGGCCGTGGTCACCGCCGCCCAGACGCCGGAGGTGCTCGCCGAACTGTCCCGGGCCGCCGAGTTGACCGAGTCCACCCTGGTCGGCGAGGGCGCCGACTTCGCCCTCCTCGCCAGCCACGTCGCCGTCGGCGGCCAGCTCATCTCGGTGCGCGGCATCGCCGGCACCTACTCGGAGCTGTTCCTGCCGCTCTACGGCACCCACCAGGCGCAAAACGCCGCCGTGGCCATCGCCGCTGTCGAGTCATTCCTGGGTGCGGGCAGCCAAGCCCTCGTCGAGGACATCCTCGTGGAAGGCCTCGCCACCGCGACCTCGCCCGGCCGCCTGCAGCTGGTCGGCATCGAGCCGACCGTGCTCGTGGATGCCGCGCACAACCCGCACGGCGCCCTCGCCCTGACCGCCGCGCTGCAGAGCTACTTCGACTTCGACGAGATCACCGTTGTGGTGGGCATCCTCGAGGACAAGGACGCCGCCGGCATCATCGAGGCGCTGCGCCCCGTGGCGACCCGGTTCCACGTCACCCAGTCCCACTCCGAACGGGCCATCCCGGTCGACGACCTGGCCGACCTCGTCGACGAGATCGCCGGGTCCTCGGCCACCTTCCGCTACGGCGATCTCGCTCAGGCGCTCGACGCGGCGCGCGGCTGGGCCCAGGACGAACCCAAGCGCGCGGTGCTCGTGGCCGGATCGATCACCCTGGTCGGCGACGCCGTGGCCCTGGCCGACTCCGGGGACTGGATGACACCGTGA
- the ileS gene encoding isoleucine--tRNA ligase: MTYPKSPEDNQSDSASPDAAVVPSPNFPQIEGEVLDFWAKDGTFQASIDNREGAPEWVFYDGPPFANGLPHYGHLLTGYAKDLFPRFQTMRGKQVHRRFGWDTHGLPAELEAERKLGITDKSQIEQMGLAAFNAVARESVLEYTKDWETYVTRQARWVDFENDYKTLDITFMESVIWAFKELHTKGLAYEGYRVLPYCWRDQTPLSNHELRMDDDVYKMRQDQTVTVTFPLVGAKAETLGLTAVRALAWTTTPWTLPTNLALAVGPDIVYAVVPAGPNGTPDAEVLREQAGAVSGTEVLGGEYLLAIDLVGSYAKDLGYESAAGATTAISRTITGRELEGVSYDRLFDYYADESEWGTQNAWRFVVADYVTTSDGTGIVHQAPAYGEEDQTVCQAYGIPVILSLDDGGKFLPEVTEVAGQLWSDANKPLTQLVKSQGRLLRQASYEHSYPHCWRCRNPLIYKAVSSWFVRVTDFRDRMVDLNQEVNWVPENVKDGQFGKWIGNARDWSISRNRYWGSPIPVWKSDNPAYPRIDVYGSLDELEADFGVRPTDLHRPYIDELTRPNPDDPTGQSTMRRIEDVLDVWFDSGSMPFAQVHYPFENREWFESHNPADFIVEYIGQTRGWFYLLHVLSTALFDRPAFKNVVSHGIVLGNDGQKMSKSLRNYPNVNEVFDRDGSDAMRWFLMSSPVLRGGNLIVTEEGIREGTRQMLLPLWSTWYFFSLYANASGYTATWRTDSTDVLDRYLLAKTRDLIEDVTGDLERLDSTLAASRLRDFADVLTNWYVRRSRDRFWGGVAADGTGSEAFDTLYTVLETVTRVAAPLLPLVTERIWQGLTGGRSVHLTDWPDATVFPADPGLVTAMDQVRLISSTVLSLRKKAGLRVRLPLANLTVVTTETSALAGFEGILRDELNVKSVTLVEQEADSAESYGITSKLTVNARAAGPRLGKQVQQVIKAARTGDWSETDGVVTAGGIALQAGEYELELQSASTSADTESVLHNAALALLTGGGFVLLETTTTPELEAEGLARDLIRAVQDTRKSAGFEVSDRIRLDLVFFDEADAATFGLASGVDVAGETLAVRFTTHSAASVADEVLKAGTPSEWLPGLTGAAVEHYVRFEADHYANRGPVIVAVARDKGTINV; this comes from the coding sequence ATGACGTACCCGAAGTCCCCCGAAGACAACCAGTCCGATTCGGCCAGCCCCGACGCCGCCGTCGTTCCCTCCCCGAACTTCCCGCAGATCGAGGGCGAAGTCCTCGACTTCTGGGCGAAGGACGGCACCTTCCAGGCGTCCATCGACAACCGCGAGGGTGCCCCTGAATGGGTCTTCTACGACGGCCCTCCCTTCGCCAACGGCCTGCCGCACTACGGCCACCTGCTCACCGGTTACGCCAAGGACCTGTTCCCGCGTTTCCAGACCATGCGCGGCAAGCAGGTGCACCGCCGGTTCGGCTGGGACACCCACGGCCTGCCCGCCGAGCTGGAGGCGGAGCGGAAGCTCGGCATCACCGACAAGAGCCAGATCGAACAGATGGGCCTGGCCGCGTTCAACGCCGTCGCCCGGGAATCGGTGCTGGAATACACCAAGGACTGGGAGACCTACGTCACCCGCCAGGCCCGCTGGGTCGACTTCGAGAACGACTACAAGACCCTCGACATCACCTTCATGGAATCGGTGATCTGGGCGTTCAAGGAACTGCACACCAAGGGACTGGCCTACGAGGGCTACCGGGTGCTGCCGTACTGCTGGCGCGACCAGACCCCGCTGTCCAACCACGAGCTGCGCATGGACGACGACGTCTACAAGATGCGCCAGGACCAGACCGTCACGGTCACCTTCCCGCTCGTGGGCGCCAAGGCCGAGACCCTCGGCCTCACCGCCGTGCGCGCCCTGGCCTGGACCACGACCCCGTGGACCCTGCCGACCAACCTCGCGCTGGCCGTTGGCCCGGACATCGTCTACGCCGTCGTCCCCGCGGGCCCCAACGGCACCCCGGATGCCGAGGTGTTGCGTGAACAGGCCGGCGCCGTGTCCGGCACCGAGGTTCTCGGCGGCGAATACCTGCTGGCCATCGACCTCGTCGGCAGCTACGCCAAGGACCTCGGCTACGAGAGCGCCGCCGGCGCGACTACCGCCATCAGCCGCACCATCACCGGACGCGAGCTCGAAGGCGTCTCCTACGACCGCCTCTTCGACTACTACGCCGACGAGAGCGAGTGGGGCACCCAGAACGCCTGGCGTTTCGTCGTCGCGGACTACGTCACCACCAGCGACGGCACCGGCATCGTGCACCAGGCGCCCGCCTACGGCGAGGAAGACCAGACAGTCTGCCAGGCCTATGGCATCCCGGTGATCCTGTCCCTCGACGACGGCGGCAAGTTCCTGCCCGAGGTCACCGAGGTCGCTGGGCAGCTCTGGAGCGACGCCAACAAGCCGCTCACCCAGCTGGTCAAGTCGCAGGGCCGGCTGCTCCGCCAGGCCAGCTACGAGCACTCCTACCCGCACTGCTGGCGCTGCCGCAACCCGCTGATCTACAAGGCCGTCTCGAGCTGGTTCGTGCGTGTCACCGACTTCCGTGACCGTATGGTCGACCTCAACCAGGAGGTGAACTGGGTTCCGGAGAACGTCAAGGACGGCCAGTTCGGCAAGTGGATCGGCAATGCCCGCGACTGGTCGATCAGCCGCAACCGCTACTGGGGCTCGCCCATCCCGGTCTGGAAGAGCGACAACCCGGCCTACCCGCGCATCGACGTCTACGGTTCGCTCGACGAGCTCGAGGCCGATTTCGGCGTGCGCCCCACCGACCTGCACCGCCCCTACATCGACGAACTCACCCGGCCCAACCCCGACGACCCCACCGGGCAGTCCACCATGCGGCGCATCGAGGATGTCCTCGACGTCTGGTTCGACTCCGGATCGATGCCGTTCGCCCAGGTGCACTACCCGTTCGAGAACCGCGAATGGTTCGAGTCGCACAACCCAGCCGACTTCATCGTTGAGTACATCGGGCAGACCCGCGGCTGGTTCTACCTGCTGCACGTGCTCTCCACGGCGCTGTTCGACCGGCCGGCCTTCAAGAACGTCGTCAGCCACGGCATCGTGCTCGGCAACGACGGCCAGAAGATGAGCAAGTCGCTGCGCAACTACCCCAACGTCAACGAGGTCTTCGACCGCGACGGCTCGGACGCCATGCGATGGTTCCTGATGAGCTCGCCGGTCCTCCGCGGCGGCAACCTCATCGTCACCGAAGAGGGCATCCGCGAGGGCACCCGCCAGATGCTGCTGCCGCTCTGGAGCACCTGGTATTTCTTCTCGCTCTACGCCAACGCCTCCGGCTACACCGCCACCTGGCGCACAGACTCCACCGATGTGCTCGACCGCTACCTGCTGGCGAAAACCCGCGACCTCATCGAGGACGTCACCGGCGACCTCGAACGGCTCGACAGCACGCTGGCCGCCTCGCGCCTGCGCGACTTCGCCGACGTTCTCACCAACTGGTACGTGCGCCGCTCCCGCGACAGGTTCTGGGGCGGCGTCGCCGCCGACGGCACCGGGTCGGAAGCCTTCGACACCCTGTACACCGTGCTCGAGACCGTCACCCGGGTGGCAGCGCCGCTGCTCCCGCTGGTCACCGAGCGCATCTGGCAGGGCCTGACCGGCGGCCGCAGTGTGCACCTCACCGACTGGCCCGACGCCACGGTCTTCCCCGCCGACCCCGGACTGGTCACGGCCATGGACCAGGTTCGCCTGATCAGCTCCACAGTGCTGTCGCTCCGCAAGAAGGCGGGCCTGCGCGTTCGGCTGCCGCTGGCCAACCTCACCGTGGTCACCACGGAGACGAGCGCCCTGGCCGGGTTCGAGGGCATCCTGCGCGACGAGCTGAACGTCAAGTCGGTCACCCTCGTCGAACAGGAGGCGGACAGCGCCGAGAGCTACGGCATCACCTCGAAGCTCACCGTCAACGCCCGCGCCGCCGGCCCGAGGCTCGGCAAGCAGGTGCAGCAGGTCATCAAGGCCGCCCGCACCGGCGACTGGTCGGAGACCGATGGCGTCGTCACCGCCGGCGGCATCGCGCTGCAGGCGGGGGAGTACGAGCTGGAGCTGCAGTCGGCCTCCACCTCGGCCGACACCGAGTCGGTGCTGCACAACGCCGCCCTCGCCCTGCTCACCGGCGGCGGGTTCGTACTGCTGGAGACCACCACCACCCCTGAGCTCGAGGCCGAGGGCCTGGCCCGCGACCTGATCCGGGCCGTGCAGGACACCCGCAAGTCCGCCGGCTTCGAGGTCAGCGACCGGATCCGCCTGGACCTGGTGTTCTTCGACGAGGCTGATGCCGCCACCTTCGGCCTGGCCTCGGGCGTCGACGTCGCCGGCGAAACCCTGGCCGTCCGCTTCACCACCCACTCGGCCGCCTCCGTCGCCGACGAGGTGCTGAAGGCCGGGACCCCCTCCGAATGGTTGCCGGGCCTGACCGGCGCCGCCGTCGAGCACTATGTGCGCTTCGAGGCCGACCACTACGCGAACCGAGGACCGGTCATCGTGGCCGTCGCCCGTGACAAAGGAACCATCAATGTCTGA
- a CDS encoding ABC transporter permease, whose protein sequence is MSELEITAAASARPGDQDDQQDGRPGSPSSGPRARPSVVEIAAGLLALFLLVAAIAHRLLAPGDPLAIDPLSAFGAPSWSHWFGTDESGRDIYTRVIDGARDSLVIGVSATLIGLGLGAVLGTVAGTLGTAVDFTVNRFLEVLFAFPGLLLALLFILVFGPGAGSAIVAVGLSTAPGYARIIRAQLLRVRSSAFVEAATVQGLGRGRILARHILPNTLAPLLVLGTLGVGQAIVWAAALSYLGLGAQPPAAEWGAMLAAGRTYITSAWWMSFFPGLFIVLTAVCATALGRAIERRMRHA, encoded by the coding sequence GTGAGCGAACTCGAAATCACCGCCGCCGCATCCGCGCGGCCGGGTGACCAGGACGACCAGCAGGACGGCCGACCAGGTTCACCGTCCAGCGGTCCGCGGGCCCGGCCCAGCGTCGTCGAGATCGCGGCCGGCCTTCTTGCCCTGTTCCTACTCGTCGCGGCAATAGCCCACCGCCTGTTGGCTCCGGGTGATCCGCTCGCGATCGACCCGCTGTCGGCGTTCGGTGCGCCATCCTGGTCTCACTGGTTCGGCACCGACGAGTCCGGCCGGGACATCTATACCCGGGTGATCGACGGCGCCCGCGACTCGCTCGTGATCGGCGTCTCGGCCACCCTGATCGGGCTGGGCCTCGGCGCTGTGCTCGGAACCGTCGCCGGCACGCTCGGCACCGCCGTCGACTTCACGGTCAACAGGTTCCTCGAGGTCCTGTTCGCCTTCCCCGGCCTGCTTCTCGCGCTCCTGTTCATCCTCGTCTTCGGTCCTGGGGCGGGCAGTGCGATCGTGGCCGTCGGGCTGTCGACCGCACCGGGCTACGCGCGCATCATCCGCGCCCAATTGCTGCGAGTGCGCTCCTCGGCGTTCGTCGAGGCCGCGACGGTGCAGGGTCTGGGCCGCGGCCGCATCCTCGCCCGGCACATTCTGCCCAACACCCTGGCGCCCCTGCTCGTTCTCGGCACCCTCGGCGTGGGCCAAGCCATCGTCTGGGCCGCCGCCCTGAGCTACCTGGGCCTGGGCGCCCAGCCGCCGGCCGCCGAATGGGGTGCGATGCTCGCGGCCGGCCGCACCTACATCACGTCGGCGTGGTGGATGAGTTTCTTCCCCGGGCTGTTCATCGTGCTGACCGCCGTGTGCGCCACGGCCCTCGGCCGCGCGATCGAACGCCGGATGAGGCACGCATGA
- a CDS encoding dipeptide ABC transporter ATP-binding protein: MSAADATRLAAPAGGPPPVPALAVRNLSVGFGSQTVVRGVSLELAPGECLAIVGESGSGKSVTARSLLGLAGAGAQVSADELSLTGESVLGLSESAWRRRRGRDVGLVLQDALASLDPLRPIAREIGDSLRLHTRLDGAERDRRVLEVLAAVGLPDPELYAGRRSGELSGGQRQRALIAAALALDPPLLIADEPTTALDVTVQAQVLDLLEEIRDRGTAILLISHDLAVVSRIADRIAVMHDGRIVETGTPNEVLGHPSHPETRRMLAAVPVDKPRGSRLAPVIATQPPPATEQIDDAERLFVAERTRAATGMTPATGSDLALEGIGLNKTFRGPHGTVQHAVADVSFSLPRGRTLGIVGESGSGKTTTARLALALTAADSGEVRLLGEPWSALPEKQRRARRRLVGAVYQDVLASFDPRLSVREILRHAVAVAAPDVRDGTNRRAGEARVGALLNDVGLSPTLLDRRPTDLSGGQRQRVGIARALASRPQILICDEPVSALDVSVQAQVLDLLDELQRELALSLLFISHDLGVIQHVSDQVAVMHAGRIVETGSAEQVFAAPTHPYTQALLAAVPRLL; this comes from the coding sequence ATGAGCGCCGCCGACGCCACCCGGCTGGCCGCGCCGGCGGGCGGCCCACCGCCCGTGCCGGCACTCGCGGTCCGAAATCTCTCGGTCGGGTTCGGGTCCCAGACTGTGGTGCGCGGAGTGTCGCTTGAGCTCGCACCGGGCGAATGCCTGGCGATCGTCGGCGAGTCCGGGTCGGGCAAGAGCGTCACCGCCCGCAGCCTGCTGGGCCTCGCCGGCGCAGGCGCCCAGGTCAGCGCCGACGAACTCAGTTTGACCGGCGAGTCGGTCCTCGGCCTCAGCGAGTCCGCCTGGCGCCGGCGCCGTGGCCGCGACGTGGGTCTGGTGCTGCAGGATGCCCTCGCCTCGCTCGACCCGCTGCGCCCGATCGCGCGGGAGATCGGTGACTCGCTCCGACTGCACACGCGGCTAGACGGTGCCGAGCGTGACAGACGGGTGCTCGAGGTCCTCGCCGCCGTCGGCCTGCCCGACCCCGAACTCTACGCAGGCCGGCGGTCGGGGGAGCTCTCCGGTGGCCAGCGCCAGCGGGCGCTCATCGCGGCCGCACTTGCCCTCGATCCCCCGCTGCTGATCGCCGACGAACCCACCACGGCGCTCGACGTCACCGTGCAGGCACAGGTTCTCGACCTGCTCGAGGAGATCCGTGACCGCGGGACCGCCATCCTGCTGATCAGCCACGACCTCGCCGTGGTCAGCCGTATCGCGGACCGGATCGCGGTCATGCACGACGGCCGCATCGTCGAGACGGGAACGCCGAACGAGGTGCTCGGGCATCCCAGCCACCCCGAGACCCGGCGGATGCTCGCCGCGGTTCCCGTGGACAAGCCGCGGGGTTCCAGGCTGGCACCGGTGATCGCGACACAACCGCCTCCCGCGACAGAGCAAATCGACGACGCGGAGCGACTGTTCGTCGCCGAACGCACGCGAGCCGCGACCGGCATGACGCCGGCCACCGGTTCCGACCTGGCCCTGGAGGGCATCGGACTGAACAAGACCTTCCGCGGCCCCCATGGCACCGTGCAGCATGCCGTCGCCGACGTGAGCTTCAGCCTGCCGCGCGGCCGCACCCTGGGCATCGTGGGCGAGTCCGGCTCGGGCAAGACCACCACGGCCCGTCTGGCCCTGGCGCTCACCGCGGCGGACTCGGGCGAGGTGCGGCTCCTCGGCGAACCGTGGAGCGCCTTGCCCGAGAAACAGCGCCGCGCTCGGCGCCGATTGGTGGGAGCCGTGTACCAGGATGTGCTCGCCTCCTTCGACCCCCGGCTGAGCGTGCGCGAGATCCTGCGGCACGCTGTGGCCGTCGCCGCACCCGACGTGCGCGACGGGACCAACCGCCGGGCCGGCGAGGCGCGGGTGGGCGCCCTGCTAAACGATGTCGGCCTGTCGCCCACCCTGCTCGACCGTCGGCCGACCGATCTGTCGGGAGGGCAACGACAACGGGTGGGCATCGCCCGCGCACTGGCCTCCCGGCCGCAGATCCTGATCTGCGATGAGCCCGTGTCCGCGCTCGATGTGAGCGTGCAGGCCCAGGTGCTCGACCTGCTCGACGAGCTTCAGCGAGAGCTGGCGCTGAGCCTGTTGTTCATCTCGCACGACCTGGGAGTGATCCAGCACGTCAGCGACCAGGTCGCCGTCATGCACGCGGGCAGAATCGTCGAGACGGGTTCGGCCGAGCAGGTTTTCGCTGCACCGACTCATCCGTATACGCAAGCCTTGCTCGCGGCGGTGCCGCGGCTCCTCTGA
- a CDS encoding ABC transporter permease, which translates to MAEPLTDARSTGGQRVRRLGARIGWPLTRRIGGAVFVLWAVATLTFFAVRLIPGDPAQAILGGPGSQTSPEALAAVRAEYGLDQPVFVQYLAQLGRLATGDLGRSYALNMDVGPLVLSQLGGTLLLAVLALTVAWILALGLATWSTGRGRVARRIGSGLEIVAAALPHFWLATTLIVVASVWWGILPPISTADARGLVLPVLTLAIPLAGFLGQVMRESLTTALESPFVLSARARGEGERGVLWRHALRHAALPAIGLSGWAFGSLISGAVVVETVFARPGLGRTLLNAVTVRDVPVVIGVVMVVALAYILMTILSDLASRLADPRPTTSTAGGAQ; encoded by the coding sequence ATGGCTGAACCGCTGACGGATGCCCGCAGCACCGGCGGGCAGCGCGTCCGGCGGCTCGGCGCGCGCATCGGCTGGCCGCTCACACGAAGGATCGGCGGCGCCGTCTTCGTGCTGTGGGCGGTGGCCACGCTCACCTTCTTCGCGGTCCGGCTGATCCCCGGCGACCCCGCCCAGGCCATTCTCGGCGGGCCGGGGTCGCAGACCTCGCCGGAGGCCCTCGCAGCGGTGCGGGCCGAGTACGGCCTCGACCAGCCCGTCTTCGTGCAGTATCTCGCGCAGCTCGGCCGCCTCGCCACGGGCGACCTGGGTCGCTCCTACGCGCTCAACATGGACGTGGGTCCGCTGGTGCTCAGCCAGCTCGGCGGCACCCTGCTCCTGGCGGTACTCGCTCTCACCGTCGCCTGGATTCTCGCCCTGGGACTGGCCACGTGGTCCACCGGGCGTGGTCGGGTGGCCCGGCGCATCGGATCTGGCCTGGAGATCGTCGCGGCGGCGCTGCCGCACTTCTGGCTGGCCACGACCCTCATCGTGGTCGCCAGCGTCTGGTGGGGCATCCTGCCGCCGATCAGCACCGCGGATGCGCGCGGCCTGGTGCTGCCGGTGCTCACCCTCGCCATCCCGCTGGCCGGATTCCTCGGCCAAGTGATGCGGGAGAGCCTGACCACGGCCCTGGAGTCCCCGTTCGTGCTCTCCGCCCGTGCCCGCGGCGAGGGCGAGCGCGGAGTGCTGTGGCGTCACGCTCTCCGGCACGCGGCTCTGCCCGCGATCGGACTGTCCGGCTGGGCCTTCGGCTCGCTGATCAGCGGCGCCGTAGTGGTCGAGACCGTCTTCGCCCGCCCCGGCCTCGGCCGCACCCTGCTCAACGCCGTCACCGTGCGCGACGTGCCCGTGGTGATCGGCGTCGTGATGGTCGTCGCACTCGCCTACATCCTCATGACTATCCTCTCCGACCTGGCCTCACGCCTGGCCGATCCGCGCCCCACCACCAGTACCGCCGGAGGCGCGCAGTGA